In Chiloscyllium punctatum isolate Juve2018m chromosome 39, sChiPun1.3, whole genome shotgun sequence, the genomic stretch ATACCTGGAGTCCTTGCTTTAAAGCAGATAATTGCAGGTGTTTCCTCTTTTACCTGTAGTATATTAACTTTTTTTTCAAAAGCATTAAATCAAAATGAAAATACATTGTTTTCTGATTTCAGTCTCATTTAATTAAATAAGAACCAACCTCCACTGAAATTATTTACTGAATAATTAAGTCCATTTTTTTAACTGAGATCATTTCAGTCCATGAAAATCCGGATATTAAAATCAGACAATAGCACTGGAAAATTGATCCATATTTtatcactatcctatctctctCCCATTGAATTTTATTGTCAAAGATGAAGTGCACCTTTAATAGACAATAGTGGTTTCCCCAACTTCATTGGAAAAACATTTCTGCCAACGATCCGTACAGCCTTGGCTTGAGACAGCTGTTGTATGTTGTCAATATGTACCACTTTGAAGTTGGTCTCAACCTTTTATAATTTTAATTTTGAATTCTTGCATCTAGAAATGAGAACAGATATTTTTACGTTCCAGTCCAGGCTGGATATGAATTCCTATCCCAGAAGTGAAAAACCCTTTGCTCTAACCCACCCTGCCACCCAATCTTCTGTTCGTTGAGTAGTAGTGTACAGTAGTAGATCAAAAGAGGCAAGTCATTGCAATAAAGTAATTGGATGATTTGAATTTGTATTTAGAATGCTGATCAAGGAAGGTAATTTTAGATGGAATTAATCATTTGTTTCTGGAATTCAAATTGTGGTTTATTTAGGCTTCGAACCTGGTTGGTTATTTGATTGATTTTGaggtgatttgtaactttgtgaGCTATTTAATTCAATCGGACCTAATTTGAAATCTTTtgggttagaatcatagaatccctacagtgtggaaacaggtccttcggcccacaccaacccttcaaagagtaacccactcagacgctttccccctaccctatatttacccctgactaatgcacctaaccgacacatccctgaaagctaagggaaatttagcatagccattTCCCCTAACCTtggacatctttggattatgggaggaagccagagcacccggaggaaacccatgcagacgtggggagaatgtgcaaactccacacagacagtcgcccaaggctggaattgaacctgggtccctggtactgtgaggcagcagtgctaactgctgagctactgtgccaccccaaaaGAGACTGCGACTTCCATGGTATCACTATGTGTAGGCTCATAAAACGTGGTCTAGATTTTAAAAGTTTTAAATTACCCCAAATCCAATCTTGGGAATTTCTTTTGTTTTTGCTGTTTTTATTTTCAGGAGAAACTTGAACAACAATATGCACAGAGTTATAAACAGATATCTATGCTAGAAGATGACTTGGGTCAAACGAGAGGTATCAAAGATCAGCTGCATAAATACGTTAGAGAATTGGAGCAGGCAAATGATGATTTAGAACGAGCCAAAAGGTAAGAGCTTACTTTTTCAAAGAAAATTAATATGAAACTAAGTATTGTTTGTTTAGTTGATCTCTTGATAATGGAAAGCCTATATTTACACTTGAGTCTGACTCTGGGTATGCACCGGGGAACCTTTGAGGATTAAAGGACGCTCTTGTATTATGTCCTCAATGATACAAAATATTATCttttacagtcagttctgctataagaCAGTAGTTCTGTTCTCATACAATCCTGTTTTAAGAAAAATTGAGTAATGGCACTCACTAAACTAATGAGGCCAGAATggcattataaccaatacacactTTAAGAGTTTACAGTATAGAAAGTGCCCCGAATTCTTTAATCATGTTATAGCGAATTTGCATTAACGAAATGTATtgtagcagaacgacctgtacttTACATGAAAAGTCATTAAAGCAAAAATTGTTGCATGTTGGAGCTAATTGGACTTTTCCTCATTATTTAAATAACGTGCAAGTTTGCAAACTCCATTGTTCCAATGCCGTCTTCACCTGCATGTCATCTTATGCACTTCAGAAACTTAAATCCATACTAGCTCTGCTGCTGGTATCCTAGTCCACACCAAGTCACACTGACATCGTTTCTCTGTCCATTGACCTACATTGGTACCCAATTCACCAATGTCTTGTTTTTAAATTTCTCATCCTTGTATTCACATTTATCCATGACCACCTCCATGTCTGCAAAGTGATTGAGTTGCAACCCTCAAAAACTGTACTCTCTTTAATTCTGAACTTGAACTTTTTCCCCAACAGCCTGCCTTCACATCACTTATATCTTGTTCTGTCTACCTGTGCCCTAGACTCAAATTGTATCTCCAAACATCTTGATTTCTTTATATCTTAGTCAGCTGCTTTAAAAAAATCACTTCTTTAAGCATTCCTAGTATTTTTCCATTGAATGGGTCTCAAATTTTGTCCATTTGTcatcctgtgaagtgccttggaaCAGTTTCCTACAGTTAAAGGTACCAAGTAAATGCACCTGGTGTTCAATTAAACTTTTTAAAATCTGTTGAAAATGAACAACTATCATCATCAAGAAGATTGTTCACAATGGTTAAGTTTATCATTTTGCATTGTTAAATGTGTCAATATTCTTAATTATATTGTATACGCAAAATGGTTTTTCTTTTGGTAAATTTTACTTTATTACTCATTACTCATGTTGAGTAGTggaacactttttttttccccaaagaaGCAGTATTGTTGTTTCATAGCTTGTCCAAAGTGAATCCCAGAATTACTtgtcttttttttctcatttttagGGCTACCATAGTATCATTAGAGGACTTTGAACAGCGGCTGAATCAAGCAATTGAAAGAAATGCATTTTTAGAAAGTGAACTTGATGAGAAGGAGTCACTTCTTGTTTCTGTTCAAAGGTTAAAGGATGAAGCCCGAGGTGTGTTCAATTCAGGAGTTTATTTTTAAGTACAATGTTTAAGCAGGATCAATTAAATACAGACAAACTTTAAAGGTGGAACCTCCAAATGGAGGTGCAATACAGTTGAGTCTTTGCATACTATATAGTTCAGTTCCTAAAAATTCTGAAGTGAATCTGGGCATCCCAGAGTTTAAAAACTTCAAGTTGGGTTCCTTGCGATAGTTCTTGCTCAGAAAGAACAATACACAACTTGAAATACTGTAACAAACATGCATTCCTAGTTGACataacttgcaaactaaaatgcATCATGAACATAAGAAATGCAGCTCATATGCATAGTTTGAAAAATACACAAACTCTGGAGTATTTTTAGACTTACCTAGCCCCATCTAGTGGCAGACATTGTCAATGCAGCTGTTAACTGGAGCCACTGCACTGACTAACTTATGTCGCTGACTGGAGATGAGGACTTGAGTTCAGGAATGGCTAAAAGCACAGCATAAAGCAAGAACAGAAGATGGGAAGAGGCCTGTGAGGAAGCTCCTGCAAGGTGAGGTGAGTCAAGCCATGGGGACATGGAGCTAGGGAGGAGACAGGGCTTTGTGGGAGAGGGTATTAAGTTGCAGCCAGCAGTTAGGGCAGGAAATGAGACTGAGAACAGAGTAGGTTGGGAGAGGAACTGATGCCAAGAGTAGAAGTGTCAAAAGGAAGGCCACATGAGCAGGCAAGCCACAACAGGAAGATTGGCAAATAGCATTGAATTAAAGCAGATACTGACATAATTTACAAATAACAACAAAGCAATGCTGGGACTCGTGTACATAAATTTGAGCTTTCTTACTTTTCCAGAGGTTGCACAAGTTGATTCCTTTGCCACATAATTCCTACATCACAACAGTGACTATGCTTAAAGTATCCCATTGAGAAATGCTTTGGCATGTCTTCTATTCTTGTAAAGCTCTGTATAAATGCAAGTCCCTTCAccttttttatttaaaaagaaggggaaaaaaaatcaggatGCTGAATTGGTGATTTTTAATGCAATATACTTGTATTCAGGAATAATTCTGCAGTAGTACCAGCATCAGCAATGTGATGTGGTACAGTATTAAAAAGTGTCTTTGTTTCTAGTTGCCTGCTTTCTGACTGCTGGCCTCCCTGTGCTTGATTATTCCAATAGTTGCTTGACAACACCATAAACACAATCTTAGTAAAACCAAGCTTCTCACTCTAAGAAGCAGTAATTTACAATATATTAAACATGAATACACTGAACTGTCTCACATTTGAGAAGTCCAGAAAAGAGAGGTTAGCAGGACCAAGCTAGACATCAGTCATTTCCTCAGACCACTCAGCAATACCAATGTTAGCAATAGTGTAAGCAAGACAAAACCTCCCACACTAGATTCTTTATTTGTTGCTCAATATGAAGTGCATATCAATACAGCTATATGTAATGAGTTCTTGTACCAGTTGGGCTATTTGGAGATGTCATTGACAATAGCACACGTGAGTTGGCTATTGAGTTGTAACCTTTATCTTAACATTTAGCTACTAAAATTATATTAAATTAACATTTTGAAACTTTTACTCAGCGCAATTTTTGTTCAACCATGGTGCTGTGAATATTTTTGCAGATCTGCGTCAAGAGTTAGCTGTCAGGGAAAGGCAGGAAGTGACAAGAAAATCTGCCCCTAGTTCACCAACGCTAGAGTGTGAGAAGATGGATACAGCTGTGCAAGCGTCCCTTTCTCTACCAGCCACGCCTGTAGGAAGAACTGCCGGCAATGGATTTGCTTCACCCAAAGGTATGTGGTGTAAGTTTTTGAAGCATCATCAGAACATTGATTCTGAGTTTGTGTATGTGCATTTAAAAGTATAGGCTGCTTATTATGTTTGAAGTAAGCTGACATATAGGAATTCTTTCCATGatgctgctgaatttctccagcaatttctatttatttGTTAGAAATTAAGATGGCTACCAACTCAGTCATATTTGGGATAACAACTCTCTTTTCAATCAGCTATCAGAGAACCAATTGTAATAACATCTGCATTAATGAGCTATATTAACTAATTTGGCAGTGTTCCACAAACTAAATACTAACTTCATTTCAATCTTGACATTGCCATTAGGGATACATAAGTATGTAAATGCAGAAAGGATCCTGTGAGTTTACATCCACCTGTGCTCTATACTAATCAACTTTTCCAAGAAATCAGAGTGCTGGTTCAGGTAGATAATCGTTTATCCAAAATCCGAAAAGTTCCAAAATATGAagattttaagtttttttttctcattaatgtggtttggcatgcaaacagttaacccaactccaagCCTACTTGACCCACATCACACTGATGTGATGTGGGGGCATGACCCAGCACTGGCAGGagtcaattctgtctcagggcccATAGTACTCTCAGGTGTGTCTGCTGTTTaagtttttttaaatttcactgttaaactgtcacttattctgaaatctGAAAACCAGCTGTTTCAGAGGgctttggataaaggattgtgtacacAATGTGTAGTTGAGCAGTTTCATAGGTACAGTAGTAATGCTCAAGTATGTTTCAATGCAGAATTATAAATTGATCTATTTTGGTCTTGGCAGTGTTCAAGTATAATCTAGTGCTTTTGTGTTTAAGTACAAATCCATTTAGTGCAAATTTATAATgtaagatataaaatattgaaaatgTTTCTTTAATAGAGTAATCAGAAAAACTGAAAAGTGAGCATTTAATATTTACATGAGTTATTAGTTGATCAGCCTTACTAAATTCAGTACATGGACCAAGACCAGGTGAAACTGGGTTCGATCACAGGATATTATTTATAATAGTGTTTTCAGTGCTTGTTTTAAGTAACATATTCTGAGACTTTACATTCTGGGTGGAATCGATGATCTGGAATTTATGCCCAAAATTGATTGCTTTGAAATGTGTTTGCTTTTTCACTTCAAGTTTCTGCTGGTACTCCTTCACATATCACTGCACTACAAAGATTCAAGGTGGAGTTTCCAATATTCTTATGGGCATATTGCTATATAGTTTATACTGAAATATCATATAACACCCTCATCCTACTCTTCAAGTAAAATTGTATGAAAGCAAAACAGTTATACGATGCCACTGTATGGCATGAAATGAAATTTAAAGACCGAATGCTGATTGCTGCACAAAAATGAGCTCACCAAGAATTATGattgtagttctgttcgccgagctgggaatttgtgttgcagacgtttcatcccctgtctaggtgacatcctcagtgcttgggagcctcctgtgaagcgcttctgatgtttcctccggcatctgtagtggtttgaatctgccgcttccggttgtcagttccagctgtctgttgcagtggtcagtatattgtggatgagtgccatgattcaaccaataagcacatcgacctggacccaatatactgaccactgcaacggacagctggaactgacaaccagaagcggcagattcaaaccactacagatgccggaggaaacatcagaagcgcttcacatgaggctccaaagcactgtggatgtcacctagacaagggacgaaacgtctgcaacacaaattcccagctcagcgaacagaaccacaacaacgagcacccgagctacaaatcttctcacaaactttgaattatgATTGTAGATAAGGtttttttatttctgttttttAAGACCATTTTAGTACATTGTAAGGTTGAATCGAAGATGAATAAACAAATATTTGGGCGAAGAGATTTAAAGAGGGAGGCCATGTTACGGCTGTgaaggtcattggttaggccactggaatattgcattcatttctggtctccttatcggaaagatgttgtgaaacttgaaagggttcagaaaagatttaaaaggatattgccagtgttgcaggatttgagctatagggagaggctgaacaggctggggctgttttccctggagtgtctgaggctgaggggtgaccttatagaggtttagaaaattgaggggcatggatagtcttttccctggggttggggagtccataattagagggcataggtttagggtgagaggggaaagatataaaagagacctaaagggcaactttttcacagagggtcgtacgtgtatggaatgagctgccagaggaagtggtggagactggtacaattgcaacatttaaaaggcatttggataggtatatgaataggaaggggtcagagatatgggctgggtgctggcaggtgggactagattgggttgggatatctggtcagaatggacgggttggaccgaatggtctgtttctatgctgtacatctctgattctATTTGGATGAACAATAAACTAAGTCAGAGGAAAGAGGCAAATAGGTGGTCTCGAAAGCAAAGAATGAAAACAGTAGCACATTAGCAACATATATCAAGAGGAAAATTTTAATAAAGTGCATCTAACTTGTTCTGCAAGAACCCTGCTTAATTCATGAAATTTATCTGGTGCTAAGAAGCCATTTGCTCTGATTTACTTTTGGGACTAAGGAAGGAAAAGGAGAGGATTTGGTCAGCTGTTTTAAAATGAATGTCAGCACTGACCAATACTCTAGGTAATgagaatgaatgaaagagagccTGCCATGGTTCCAACAGTTTTCCAGCCAGTATGCaaattttgtcagtaattcataGATTCTACGGTACATGTATTTTCCTATCAATATCCAAATAGTGAGCACTAACATATTTGTTTTATGACATCACggaggagaggggaaatgggcACATAGTAATCCTTTTTTAAAAAGGCTTCAGTCTGATTTGGTTACTGGGTTTGAGTCATACTTAACTTTGAGTCAGTACTATCTGCCACTACATTTTGAAAGAACAGATTTGTCACAAGTAATGTAAAATCTGGTCTGAGTATTTACATGTGGCTTTTGTTTTCTCATTGTCTTGCCTTTGAAAATTGATATGGTAAAACACCCGTTTAGAATGAGTTGATTCAAAAATTGGATTGAGCATGAAGGGTGTCCAAAATTATGTCTGTGGCGTATCTGCCTGCTTTTTGCTAAATGCCATGTTATTGAAAGTGGCACTGATTTGATATAAGCGGTAGCATTTTGAAGCTCAAAACACCAGCATTGCTCCATCTCGGTAGGACAGTGTCTGAAAACATGGGACCCCATTCAATTGTGATGCCGCATATGTTTCCTAGGTCAGTCTCTGTCCATGTGACTGCCAGCACCTTGTCCAAACATCATGTGCCTTAAATTGTAGGGGTGCAGGCTATTTATAAGAACTGCAGTCTAAATTTGTTGTGCCAGTAGTGTATGAGGCTAACAAGAGTATAATTAGTACGAGCTGGAAGATTTAGTTGACTGCTGTTTAAAATGATTTAAAGTTCACACGTTGTGAAACAACCAGAGAAACAAGTACTGGTTAATCACGTAATGATTACTCTTCGGGAACTATTAAATTTGTCaggtgtgtgtatatcagtgtgctCATATTACATGTATAAAAACTTTAAGGCTTATTGTTTTTAGCTATACCAAATGGCTATGGTGCAACACCATTAACTCCATCAGCAAGAATATCTGCACTAAATATTGTTGGGGATCTTTTAAGAAAAGTAGGGGTAAGTACTATTTCTAATTAACATTTCGAATTATACCACATCTTTAATATTTAAGAATATATACATTTTGATAGGGAAAGAGAGCACTGCAGTTGATCTGGATTTGAGAAAGAAAGTTGCAAGAATTCCTGCTCAACAGCTACCTCCGCGTTTgtgtgaccttcaggttaaacagCCTGTCATCATTCAGTGCTCAGCTTTGCTGATGTATTAAATTGAGCGTGTGCCACCGTGGATCTGAACTGCAGCATGAGTCATCATTAGCAGATGTGGAGTAAAGGGAGGTTAAGACAATTTATTATTTGTTGGCAAGAAAGGGCTATGAGCTCATGCAGAATATGTTAAAATCAACTTTGAGTTTTAGACTCTTTTCCCTCTTGTGTAGAAGCATAAAATTATTAAGATATTAATTAATTCAGTCAATGAAACTGCAGCATGTAGACATTCACTAAATAGATCAGGATTTGTTCTCCATATTGAAAAGCTAGAGACAGCTGAGATCCAAACACTGGATGGGTGGACTGGTACAAAACTTATTCACAAAGGCTCTTGCAATTATGGATTGTTTTTATCTAGCAGACTTAAAAGAAAGACTTTCATTACTACCATCTCAAATGCTTCACAGCCAAGAAGTACTTGTAGTTTCTATGATATTTCAGGTTACTTTGTGCATTGCAAGAGGTCTCGCAGCTGTATAAAAGTCCAGGTTAGCCACTCTGCAAGATTAAAGTCAATAAATTCGAGCTAGACCTCCTTTGAGTAAAGGCAAGTGTGATTAAAAATTTGGAACACTTGTTCACAAGCAATAGTTGATGCTGGGTCAGTTCATTTTAATTTTGAAGTTGATAGATTTTTGTAAGTCATTTATATTCAGGTATATAAAACAAAGATTATAGATAGGCCTTGATCTcatcaaatggcagaacaggctcaaaagaCAATGGTATTCATATTCCTCTATCCACAACTGAGCCAGGTCTGATTTTTGTCATCTGTCAATGGTTCTAAATTTTAAGTATAAGCATTATAGATCAGGCAATGTTTTCCTTTCTAGCTTGTTTTAGTTACTTTGAAATTGTTGTTCAAAAAAATTCAGTGCTATTTTTGTGGTGAGTTGGTGGGGGAGCTATTGTGAATTCTCTTTGAACAGTCTAATGGAAAGTAAGAGTTCCTTTATTAATTCAAACGGTTGTATGGAAttctttcattttaatttttccCACTAACGAACAGTTGACTTTTTTTCAGGCCTTAGAATCAAAATTAGCAGCATGCAGAAATTTTGCAAAGGACCAAGCAACAAGAAAAAGTTACAGTTCAGGGAATGGCAATGGCACCTCTGCTATGGTCAACAGTGCAAAGTTTTCTAATTCAGGTCTTGCAACATATTTTGACAAAGGGTAAGTATATAATATGCACAAAAGTGCCAATCATTCATTCTTTAAGAAAACAAATCAGCAATTAATTAAACTTTAGTACACTGGTACACTATGCTAGTATTGTGTATTGGTTTAAAAAACCTGGAGAAAAGTGGGTGGACATTTTCTAATGCTGCAAGTTGAGAGAATCTGGAAGACACTGCCTGAATGAATGGTAGAAACAGATTTAGTGGTAACATTCAAACAAATTGCATTTATTACTTTAAGGGAAAAAGAATGGAATAAGGGTGAGAAACTAATTGAATGGCATTTTCAAGCAGCCACTAAGATGTGTGGATTGTCTAACCACCTTTTGGTGCTGTATACCTCAAAGGCCACTGTAGATCTCTCTTCTGGATTCAGCTTTGGATTTATTTATTTTCCTGAATTCCTtcatcctttctcttttcaccccATTCCCACTTTTAACTGCTTACTATTTATTCATCCAAGTCACTACAGCACACTGACACAGTATATATGTATTTATTGAGATATTCAAGaagtgatttttgtttttaacCCAACCTGCTTGGCAGACAACAGTTGTGTGGGCTTTTAAAAATAGCAGCTTGCTTTTCTACTCAAAACTGCACCCTTTCAGGCAAATGTTAATGTGTAATCTGCAGTATTCTGTATACTGATGATAGGCCTACCTAAAGCagttgttgggggggtggggggggggggggggcgcagtaATGCAATGGCAATAAAGAAATAGTAATCTGCAGATACTCTGGAGACACCACAGGTAGTGAAATTGGATTTCTTTAAAAATCTAGAgggcagagggcagtggaggcccagtctctggattcatttaagaaagaattggatagagctcttaaagatagtggagtcaaggggtatggagataaggctggaacaggatac encodes the following:
- the LOC140463906 gene encoding nuclear distribution protein nudE-like 1 isoform X2, whose translation is MDSEDSPEPATAEEKVVYWKELALKYKKSFLETREELEEFQEGSRELEAELEAQLEQAEHRNRDLVSDNQRLKLDLELLKEKLEQQYAQSYKQISMLEDDLGQTRGIKDQLHKYVRELEQANDDLERAKRATIVSLEDFEQRLNQAIERNAFLESELDEKESLLVSVQRLKDEARDLRQELAVRERQEVTRKSAPSSPTLECEKMDTAVQASLSLPATPVGRTAGNGFASPKAIPNGYGATPLTPSARISALNIVGDLLRKVGALESKLAACRNFAKDQATRKSYSSGNGNGTSAMVNSAKFSNSGLATYFDKGKERVFFTKFIMG
- the LOC140463906 gene encoding nuclear distribution protein nudE-like 1 isoform X1; amino-acid sequence: MDSEDSPEPATAEEKVVYWKELALKYKKSFLETREELEEFQEGSRELEAELEAQLEQAEHRNRDLVSDNQRLKLDLELLKEKLEQQYAQSYKQISMLEDDLGQTRGIKDQLHKYVRELEQANDDLERAKRATIVSLEDFEQRLNQAIERNAFLESELDEKESLLVSVQRLKDEARDLRQELAVRERQEVTRKSAPSSPTLECEKMDTAVQASLSLPATPVGRTAGNGFASPKAIPNGYGATPLTPSARISALNIVGDLLRKVGALESKLAACRNFAKDQATRKSYSSGNGNGTSAMVNSAKFSNSGLATYFDKGVVNGLEQGPVGIGSAPPPSPPGLLPLSV